The genomic window ACGTCGTCGGCGTCGACCTCCGGTTTCTCGGTATCGTTGCCTTGTGCTCGCTCGTCGTCCGCGCGTCCGTCCGTCGGTTGGTTCTCAGTCATAGGTCCGGTCGTCGGTTGAGTCTGCTCTCGCCCGGCTTGTCGGCGCTGTCGTTCTCGGTGCCGCCGGTGAACTGCCGTCGGAACTTCCCGGGGTCGGCGTCCAGCGACCGCGCGGCGGTGCTGCGAACCACCTTCGGCTCGCTCTCGTCGTCCGCGAGTTCGCGGAGCCGTTCGTCGGCCCGCTCGTCGTCGACCCCCGCGAGCAGGTGGGCGGCCCACTCCCGGAGGCGCTCGCTGTCGGCCCGGGACTGTTCGAGGAGGACCGGCAGCAGGTCCTCGCCGCGGTGTTTGAACAGCGATACCGCGGCGTTCCGGCGAACGGCGTGGTGGTCGTCCTCCAGCGCCCGCTCGATACGCGACTCGTACCCGCGCCGGTCGATCCGGTCCAGCGCGACGACGGCCTCGGATCGAACCCACGGGTCGTCGTCGTCGAGCGCCGAGACGACCGCCTCGCCGGCCCGTTCGCCGCCGAGTTCGCCGAGCGCCTCCGCGGCGAACTGCCGGACGTCAGCGTCGTCGTCGGCGAGCCCGAACTCGATCAGCGCCTCGACGGCCGCTTCGGACCGGGGCCCCTCGGCGAGCGCGAGCGCGGCCCGCCGCTGCTCGACTGCGTCGCCGTCCCGGAGGTCGACGACGGTCTCGGCGACCGAGGCGTCCGCGACGGGTGTGGTGTCAGTCGCCTGTAACTCCCGCTGGGTCGCCTCGCCGATCGTCACGTCGCGGCTCACCTCGATGTCCTCGAGTCCGTCCGGGTCCTCGTCGAACCCCGGGCTCTCCTCGGGGTGGACCCGCGGGTCCGTCGGCCCGTCGGTCGCTTCCTCCTCGTCCCTCATGGGACCACCGTCCGTTCGGTTCCGTCGGTTCCCTTGCCCGTCCCGGCTAGCAGCACCAGCGCGGCTCCAAGCAGCAGCGCCATCGCGCCCGGCAGCGTCACCGGCGCGCCTGCAAACAGCAGGAGGCCGGCACCGACGGCCAGCCGCCATTCACCCCGGCGCAGGCCGGCGACGGCCGCCGCGACGCCGCCGCCGCCGGCGACGGCGACGAGGACGTGGGGGACGCCGGTGATGGCGAAGCCGACCAGCAACGCACTTCCGACGACGAACGGGCTCGCGATGCTCGCCACGACGAACGCCACGACGGCCGCCAGCCCCGCGCCGACCGCGACGGCGTCCCCCGCTGATCGAGCGCCGACCGCCGCGACCGATGCGACCGCGAGCAGTTCCCCCGCGCTCCGCAGACTCCCGTCGACGACGCCGGTGGCGCTGGACAGCGACACGGCGACGGCGAGTGCGACCCCTGCGGCGACGAGCCGCTGGCTGACGACGTGGGAGGACCACGACGTGGCTGTGCCCGCCGCGCCGGCGAGGGCGACCCCGCCGCCCGCCGTGACGGCGACCACTGCGGGAAGCGTCACTACCGGCGCGACAACGCCGAGACAGCCGAACACGGCGGCGAACAGGAGGCCGACCCTGACGCGTGCCGACGGGATAGTCACCGCGACGGCAGCGAGCGCGGCGGTCACGGACAGCAGCGCGGCGGCGGCCGTGGCGGTCCGAACCGCAGGTGCGACGACAACCGGGTCGAACGGGAGGTTGGCGAGGATCCGGACGGCGACGCCGACGATCACCGCGGCAAGGGCGACGGTGCTCGCGACGAACACGGCCGATACCTCGTCTCCGGCGAGCGTGTCGGCGAGGCGGCCCCTGACACCGGGCACCCCGGTCGCGTCGGTGCCCCGGTCCGACGCGTCGGCCGCCGGCTCCCCGTTCGCCGCCTCGTTACTCATCGGCATCACCGTCCGTTCGGGCCGCCAGGTCCGACACGTCGGCCTCGCTGAACCGGTCCAGAAACGCTGCGAGCCGACCGTACAGGCCGGTTCCGGGCTCGGCGGCGACCGCGTCAGCGAGGCCGTCGGCGAGGACCCGGAGGTGCCGGTCGTGGAAGTCCAGCCGGGCGGCCGCAACGTCCGGGTCCACGGCCGCCTCGCGCCGGCAGAGGTAGCCCATGAACTCGAGCTGGAGTCGGAGGTGGTCGTGGTTCCGTCGCGTCTCCTGGTCGACCTGCACGCCGAAGTACTCGTAGACACGCGCCAGGTCGAGGTTCACGTCGTTCCAGGACACTTCCGGCCGGTAGTCCGACTCGTACAGCGACACCGGCGGACCGGTGTTGTCGACGGTGCCGTCAGTCCGGTCGACGACCTCGGAGTACCCCACGACGAACAGGTCGTTGTACCGCGCCGCCAGTGTCTCCCGGTCCTCGTCGACGGTCGCGTCCGGCGGCTCGACGTCGAGCCCCGTCCGTTCGACCAGCGCGGCGAACCGGTCGGTGACCCGCCCGTCGGCGAGCGCCCGGTAGCCGTCCTCGCTGGGCTGGTCGAAGGCCGTCGCGAGCAGTTCGTACACGCCGGCACGCGCCGCCGGGTCGGTCCGCACGTCTTCGGGGAACCGGTCGACCGCGGCGTCCGTCGGCGGAGTGTCGTCGGCTGCCACGGTCACTCACCCCGCGTCCGCCGGACGCCCTCGACCGTTACCAGCGCCGACACGACGATGGCGAGTCCGGCGACGACCCACAGGATCGTCTCGTACGGCGGTCCCGCCGGTCCCGGGCCGAGCGCGAGGTAGTACCACTCGCTCACGGCCTTCTGTCCCGAGCGCTCGGCGTTCGACCCGTTCCAGACGGCGACGCCGATGTCCATGTCCTCGTCGGTCGGGACCGCCGTCCGGTTCCCGCTCGCGTCCAGCGGCCGGGAGAGCACCACGTACCACCGGCCGTCGTCGTACGCGGCGTCGGTGGCCACCCTGGTCCGGTTGAACCCGGTCGTGGTGCCCGGACCGCCGGCGAGCAGTTCCTCCGAACTCCCGTCGGCGGACCAGTACCAGACGTTGACCATGTTGTCCGTCCCGCCCATGGCGATGGGTGGCCGCTCGTCCGCGTCCGCCGGAAGCTGGACGGCGACGGCGTCGGCGAACTCACGCACGTCGCCGGTCCCCGAGTCGTTGGTGGCGTCTTCCCAGGATACCCGGAGGAACAGGCGCTCCTCGGTCCGGGCGGCCCCGACCCGCACCTGCTCGACGGTCACGTTGTCGGCGGCCGGCACGGCCGCCCCGGCGCTCGACAGCGACACCGACGCGGCGGACACCTCGTTCCACTCGGACCCGCTGGCGTTCGAGAGGTCGTCGCCGGCCGCCGCCTCGTGGACCGGAATCTCGTACGCCGGCCGGGCGTCGACGAGCGTCGGCCCGACGGCGGCGGTCGCTAGCAACACGGCGGCGAGGACCCCGGCGATCAGGAGGTCACGGCGGTCGGTCACTCGTCGAACACCTCCAGCCGGTACTGGTCGGCCGTGTCCGTCGTCGTGAGCAGGTCCATCAGCTCGCTCTCCTCGCCCCGGTTGACGCGGTCGCGCTCCCGGCTGATCGTGTTCAGCGCGTCGTTGACGGCCGGGCCGAACAGCTCCTCGAGGTAGGACCGGGGGATGCGCTCGGCGTCCAGCGACTCGCCGGACTCGGAGTGCTGGGGCGGCGCGAACGGCGGGATGTAGTAGACGTTCGGCTCGGTCCGGTACTCGGGGTGGAGCCGGACCGCCACCTCGTACTCGTTGACCAGCTTGTGGATCGGTCCCTCCTCGTCGTCGAGGTAGCCGACCATCCGGAGCTGTGGCGGGCAGTCCTCGGCACACGAGGGAGCCATCACCTCGCCCTCCGGTCCTTCGCCCTCGATCCGCGGGTAGCAGAAGATGCATTTCTCGGAGGTCTTCTTCATCGCGTTGTAGTACACCTTCTTGTACGGACAGCCCTCGACGCAGTACCGGTAGCCGCGACAGCGGTCCTGGTCGACCAGGACGATGCCGTCCTCCTCGCGCTTGTACAGCGCCGACCGCGGACAGGCCTCGACGCAGGAGGGGTGCGTGCAGTGGTTGCAGATCCGCGGGAGGTAGAAGTAGTAGGAGTTGGGGTACTCGCCGGCCCCCTCGTCCTCGTCGTAGTTGGGCGTCCACTCGGCCGCGTCGTCCATCGGCCGCAGCGGCTCGTCGCTGCCCTCGTACATGATCTCCTCGTGGTTGAAGTCCCACGGCGCGCCGTAGTCCTCCTGCTCCGGCAGGTCGCCCGGCGTGCGCTCCTCGCCCGACTCGTTCCAGCCGCCGCCCATCTCCTCCCAGTCGCGGGGGTAGCCCGCGCCGGGCTTGGTCTCGACGTTGTTCCAGTACATGTACTCCCGGCCGCCGCCGTCGGTCCAGTTCGTCTTGCAGGCGATGGTGCAGGTCTGACAGCCGATGCACTTGTTCAGGTCCATCACCATCGCGACCTGATGGTCGATCCCCTCCGCGAGGTCGACCCCGTCACCCTCGTCGGACTGGGAGCTCATCCGCCCTCACCCCCCTCGCCGCCGGCGATCCGCTCCACTTCCACGCGAACGTCGCTGTTGACGCCGGTCGGCCCCCAGTAGTTGGGGCGAAAGTAGAGATGTTCGCCGGTGTCCTCCGGGTACTGGACGAGCTGTGTCGGCTTCATGTACAGCGGGACGAGCGAGTTGAAGTTCCCGCGGTCGGGGAACTGGAACCGCTCCCACGCGAAGTACATTCGGGCGGTCCCGGGCTCGCCGCTCGGGTACCGCTTCGCCTGCACCTCGACCTCGCCGAGGTCGTTGTAGATCCGGACCGTGTCGCCGTCCTCGATGCCGCGCTCGGCCATGTCCTCCGGGTTGAGGTGGACGACGGGCTCGCCCCGCTGGAGGCGGAGCATCTTCTCGCTGTCGCGCCACGTCGAGTGGATCGACCAGCGGCCGTGCGGCGTGTTGTAGTTCAGCGGGTACTCGGCCTTGTCCTGGAGCGTCGGCGGCTGCTTGTGGGTCGGCAGCTCCTCGCCCAGTTCGAGGAACCAGTCGTGGTCGATGTAGTACTGCTGGCGGCCGGTAAAGGTCGGCCACGGCTTTTTCTCTTGGACGTAGCGCTTCCAGGGGGTGTACGGCTCGCCCTCCTCCAGGTCGGAGGTCCAGTGGTCGCCGACGGCCCGGAGCCGCTCCGGGTTGTCCTCGTCGGTCCCGTCGATGTCGTCGAAGGTGATCTGCGCGTCGCTGCCGGACGGGTTCGTCTCCTCGGAGTTTTCCAGGATGAACTCGCAAGCCTCCCGGTCGTCGGCGAGGCGGCCGTCCTCGCCGGACTCCCAGTCGCGGACGAAGTCCTCGTGGACCGATTCGAGGTCGATCTCCCGGTCGAACTGCCGGTCCTGGACCGGCTCCACGTCGTCGCGGTCGCGCGCCAGCTCCTGGATCTTCGCCGCGAGCTCCCGGAAGATCTGCCAGTCGGTCTTGGACTCGCCGAGGGGTTCGACCGCGGGCGTGAACGGATGCACGTAGCTGTGCATGTCCGTCATCGAGAGGTCGTGTTTCTCGTAGTGGCTGGCCGACGGGAGGACGATGTCGGAGTACAGCGCCGACGAGTCCATCCGGAAGTTGATGTCGACGACGAGGTCAAGCTTCGGCCAGAGCTGCTCCTCGACGGCGACGTTGCCCTTCGCCTGGTTGAAGTAGTTCCCCCGCCAGATGAACATGACCCGCGGGTCGGGCCGCGAGCCGTCCTCGCGCTCCTCGGGGTACAGGGGCATCCAGTCCTCGTCGATGGCCTCCCGCACGCGGCGGGTGGTCTCGGCGTCGGCGTTGTCCAGCACGTCGCAGTGGTAGTACGTCCACAGCGTCGTCGGCACGCTGCGGAACGGGACGGGGGCGTTGAGCTTGCTCCACCCCTCGTAGGTCCAGATCTTCTCCTGCCCGACGTAGTGGTCCAGCCCGGTTCCCTGACGGCCGATGTGGCCGGTCAGCGTCACGAGCAGCTGGATCGCCCGGTTGCCGAGGTCGTTGTGGTACCAGTCGTTGACGCCCTTCCCGTGGATGATCTTCCCGCGCTCGGCCTCGGCGAACTCCCGGGCGATCTCCTGGTGGGTCTGTCGGCCGACGCCGGTCTCCTCGTTGACGAACTCCGGCGTGTACGTCGACAGCTCCTCGCGGAGCCGGTTCCACACCGACCGGACGGCGACGGAGCCGTCCGTCGTCGACACGGTCCGGTCGACGGCGAGCTGCGGGTCGAAGTCGAGTTCGATGCTGGCCGTCTCGTCGTGCTGGCCGTCGCGTGCGCCGAGCGATCCCGGCGCGGCGCGCAGGTCGCCCTCGGCGTCGACCATGAGGAACACGTGGTTGGGCCTGTCAGCGTCGACGGAGACGCCCGGGACCTCGTCGGCCCGCAGGAACTTCCCGGTGTCCTCGCGGACGAGCAGCGGCATGTCGGTCTGCTCCTTGAGGTGGGCCTCGTCATACAGCCCCTCGTCGACGATGGTCCGGGCCATCCCCAGCGCCAGCGCGGGGTCGCTGCCCGGGTCCGGGCCGATCCACTCGTCGCAGTGGATCGCCGTCTGGGAGTAGTCGGAGAACACGCCGACGCGCTTGGTGCCGTTGTACGCGGCTTCGAGGAAGTACTTCGCGTCCGGGATCCGAGTGACGTTGATGTTCGAGCCCCACGCGATGATGTAGTCGGCGTGGTACCAGTCGGCGCTCTCGGCGTTGTCGGTCTGGGTTCCCCAGGTGATCGGCTGGCCCGGCGGCAGGTCCGAGTACCAGTCGTAGAAGGAGTGGCCGACGCCGCCGAGCAGGCTGGTCAGCCGGCTGCCGCTGCAGTACGACACCGGCGACATGGCGGGGATCGGCGTGAACGCGCTGATCGCGTCGTACTCCTCGTCCTGCACCGCGTCGATGACCTCCTCGGCGATCTCCGTCAGCGCCTCGTCCCAGGAGATGCGCTCCCATTTCCCCTCGCCGCGCTCGCCGGTCCGGCGGAGCGGGTGCAGGACGCGCTGGTCGGCGTTGACGTAGTCCGAGTAGCAGGCCCCCTTCTGACAGCCGCGGGGGTTCGGGTCCGGCGAGTCCTCGTCGAACTGCGGGTAGTCCCCGGCCTGTGACTCGCGCCACACCTGGCCGTTGCGGACGTACACCTCCCAGGAGCAGGAGCCGGTGCAGTTCACGCTGTGGGTCGAGCGGGCCGTCGAGTCCCAGTCCCACTCCTCCCGGTAGAGGTCCTCCCAGTCGCGGTAGGGGTACGAGCCGATCGGGTCGTCGACGACCTCCAGCCCGTCCATGCCGCCGAACTCCTGTCCTAACCCGACCCCGGTCGCGCCGACCGCGGCGGCGGTGCCGATACCCTTCAGGAAGTCCCGACGGTCGATCGAGCCGTCGGCGGCCGTCCTGTCGTGGTCGTTGTCGTGTTCACTCATTGTCGATGATAACGGTCGTGAGGCCGCACGCGACGCCCAGCGCCGCGAGCGCGATGCCGGTCGGCGTCGAGCCGCCGGCCTCCAGCCCGGCGGCGATCAGACCGACGCCGAGTAGTTTCGTGATCCGGTCCACCCAGCGGTACTGCCGCGCGGAGAGCGCCACGTCGTCGCTCGGGCCGGGCGCGCTCATCGGTCTCCCCCCTCGTCGTTGCTCGCGTCGTCAGTCGTACTGTCGGTCACCCCGTCGGTGGCGTCGACGGGCGACTCCGCCGCCGCGTCGCTCGCCGACCCATCCGCTGCGGGTTCGTCTGCTGACCCCTCGCCTGCCGGCGCGTCGTCGCCGAAGCCGCCGAGCCCGGCGTACACGGTCAGCCCGGCGGCGAGCGGCCCGGCGAAAAGCGCCGCGATGAAGTACGGTTTCAGCTCGGCCGTCGTCATCCCGAGGATGTCGGCGACGATGATGTCCATCCCCGCCAGCGAGGCCAGCAGGATGAACACGACGCCGGCGACGCCGACGGCCGTCTGGAACGGCCGTTCGATGGGGTCGGCCGCGAAGTGGACCGGCTCCTCCTCGTAGTCGATAAAGGGCCAGACGGCGACCACGCCGAACACCAGCCCCGTCAGGACGATGCCGCCGATGAACTCGGAACTGCCGTGGACCCCGAGCAGGTCGAAGCTCATCCAGGCGGGGACGAGCTTCAGGAACCCGTACCCCCACATCAGGAACCAGTCGGGCATGATGAGCGACGGCGTCGACGCGGGGTCGTTGGGCCCGTACTGTGCGACGTTGTGGACCGGCAGGAACCCCGCCAGCAGCGACAGCGTCGCGAGCGTCAGGAAGAACACGACGGCGCTGACCGCCGCCTGGTTCGGGAACGCCGGCAGGCCGGCGACGATGCTGTCGTCGTCCCGGTCGACGCGCTCGACGCCCGCCCCGTCGGCCGCGACGCCGGTGGCGTCGTCGTCCGCCCGACGCTCCGGCCCCGGCAGGTCCTCGTCCCGCTGGGCCTCGGTGTGTTTCTGTCGGATGAGGATGGCCATATGCAGCCCGAGGAGGCCCGCGATGACCAGCGGCAAGACGAGGACGTGCAGGAAGTAGAACCGCGGTATCGTGGCGCTGGACGGGAAGTTCCCGCCGAAGACGAGATACGCCGCCGTCTCGCCGACGATGGGGATCGAGAGCGCGACGTTGTAGCCGATCCCGACCGCAGTGCTGGCGAACTCGTCGAAGGGGAGCGCGTAGCCGGTGTAGGCGGCGAACATCGAGGTGCCCGCCAGTGCGGTCCCGACGAGCCAGTTGACCTCGCGGGGGTTGCGGTACGCGCCGGTGAAAAACACCCGCAACATGTGCAACGCCATGGAGGCCACGAACAGGTGGGCCGCCCAGTGGTGCATCCGCCGGATCAGCATCCCGAAGGGCACGTCGTACGTGATGTTGAGGACGCTGGCGAACGCTTCGGGGATCTCCTCGCCCTGATACTCGGCGACGCTGCCCTCGTACTCCACGTCGCTGGTCGACGGCTCGAAGAAGAAGCCGAGGAAGATCCCTGTCAGGACGAGCACGAGGAAGCAAAACAGCGCGACCTCCCCGAGCAGGTACGAGTCCTCGGCCGGGAACGCCTTGCCCAGGAACGACTTCGACCGTTCCAGCCCGAGCCGGTCGTCGAACCAGCCGTAGAGGCGCTCGATGCGGCTCATCCTCCACCCCCGGGGCCGACCGACCCCTCGAAGTCGCCCGTGGCGATCAGATGACCCTCGCTGGACAGCGTGATCGGGAGCTGGGGCAGCGCCCGCGGCGGCGGCCCGCCGGTGACGCTGGCTCCGGTCAGCGGATCGAACCGCCCCGAGTGACAGGGACAGACCAGCGTCTCGCCCTGCCGGTCGGCGACCATGCAGCCGGCGTGGGTGCAGACCTTGGAGTAGGCCGCGTAGCCGCCGACGGTGAACTCCATGTTGGTCCCCTCACCGTACTGGTCCTCGCCGAACCGCACGAGCAGCGTCGGCGCGTCGCTGATCCCGGGGTGGCTCTCGGGGAACACCGTGAGCTGTTCGCCCTCGGCGAGGCGGCCCTCCGTGACGCGCTCGCCCTCCCCGTCGACGAGCGCGACGCCGTCGGAGTACACCGGGCCGGTGTAGCTGCGCTCGAACACCTGCGTGAGGCTGACGACCGGGGCCGCGAGGCTGGCGACGGCCGTCAGGCCGCCGATGGTCGCGAGCGCCTTCGCGTAGTCGCGCCGTGCGATCTCGGCACGGTCGTCCCGCCAGAACTCCTGGTAGATGCTCGGCGATTCGGCCGGACCGCCGGCACACTCGCAGCCGTTGCCCGCCGCGCCGGACTCCGGTAGCGAGCCGACCCGTGGGGCTTCCTCGTCCGTGCCGTCGGCGTGGTCGTCGCCGGTCATCGGTGATCCCTCCGTTCGGCCACCTCGACGTGGGGCATGAACCAGGCGTAGTACGACACCGTCAGCCCGGCCAGCGACATGAACATGCCGAACGCGTAGATCCCGAAGTACTGCGTCCGGGCCAGCGTGAGGTACTCGCCGGTAAACAGGGCGGCGAAGGTGATCGTCAACACGGTCAGCGTCCCCATCGCGATCAGGCCCTCGATAGCGTCGCTCGCGGGGACGTACTCCACGATCCACCGGTCCTCCGTCTCCAGCCACGAGAACGTCGCTCTGCCCCCGTCAGCGGCGGTCTCGGGCACGTCGCCGTCGCCACTCCCCTCGGCCGGGGCCTGCGTCGCTCCCCGGGACGGTCTGGCGGCGCGGTTCATGAACCGGTGGAAGAACGCCAGCACACCCAGCAGGACCAGCAGCGCCACCCAGACGATGACGCCGACCTGGCTCGGGGAGAGCTTGTTCGGCGTGTCGACGAAGCCGTCGAGCGGCCGGATCTCGCTGACGCTACCGTCTATCTGGACCTCCTCGCTCGGCGGTTCCCCCTGGCTCGCGACGTACCAGGTCGGGAGCAGGAACGCCGAAACGACGAGGACCACGACCAGCGTTCCCCGTCTCATCGGACATCACGTCCACTCGGTCGCTCGCGTGTATTCGTACGTCGTATCATGGTACGGATCACGGGAGGATCGTTCCCCGACGATCAGGACAGTTGGTGCCACTTTGGTAAATATTGTCACCCGAACACTGTTCGGGATTTTATTAACAGGTGGAGATCAGGGCCGTCACCCACGATACGGGCCCGAATAGCTCCGGGATCTCTCCGCTGCCGGCCGCCCGATCCGGAGGATACCTGTGTCGACTGACCCGTTGCGCACGGACCGTCTCGTTCTCGGCTACGCCCGTTGCTCGACGAGGCGGGTTTCTTCGCCAGCTACCGATACCGGACGTCGACCCATACGCCGTCTCCCGTGTCGGGGTCGACGGCGAGGCGGACCTGCTCGACGAGCGAATCGTGGACGCAGTCCCGCCAGACCGCCATCTCGCGCTCGTGGTACGTCGCCACGGTTTCCTCGTCGACGCCGTCCCCGTGGTCGGTGCGGGCGGCGCGCCGCGACCCCTCTCTGGTCGGGATCCGAACCGTGGTCCGTTCGGGGTCGTCGCCCCGGTAGTTCTCCACGAACAGCGTCGGTGACAGGTCACACGGCGTCGAGTCCGGCGTCGGCGTGGCGACGGGCCCGTCACGCTCGTGCAACTCCGCGCGAACGTCGCCGTCGAACGGCGGCGCGACGCGGAGGACGTGCCGACGGCTCTCGGCGTCCTCGTCCCGGTTGCGCTCGAAGGCGGCGATGATGTCCGCGGGGTCGACGACGACCGCTTCGATCCCTGCGGTCGTGGCGTTGCGGTGGGCCATGCGAGTGCAGTCGTGCCACTCCCCCTTGATAGCTCCCCTGTGTCGGTCGGCTCGGCACACACCGCCCGCTGCCTTCAGGCTGACCCCACGCGGGGTCAATCGCCCGCGGGCTTCACACCCAGTATCTCGAACTGCGCTCCGCCCGCCTCGCTCTCCGTTATCGAGAGATCCCAGCCGTGCGCCTCCGCGATCTGGTCCACGATCGAGAGCCCGTATCCCGTCCCGTCCTCGCGGCTCGAGTACCCGTGTTCGAACACCTCGGTCCGGGCGGACTCGGGGATCCCCGGGCCGTCGTCGGCGATGTAGAACCCGCCCGGAAGCGTCCCGACCCGGACCGTGACCCCGCTTCCGCCGTGTTCGACCGCGTTGCGGAACACGTTCCCGAGGAGGTCGTGTAACCGGCTCCGGTCGGCCTCGACCGTGCCGAGGTCCGACTCGACGACCAGGGTCGCATCGCCCGTGTCGGTGTTCCGCCACGAGTCGCGGACACAGTCCTCCACGTCGACCGTCTCCGTCGCGCCGATGGACTGCCCGTCCTTCGAGAGGGTCAACACGTCGTCGACGAGCGTATCGATCTGGTCTAGCGCCTCGGCGACCCTGTCGACCTCCGGCACGTCGTGTTCCGCCTGTACCAGTTCCGTGTACCCCCGGGCGACCGACAGCGGGTTTCTGATGTCGTGAGCGAGGAGGTCCGCGAACTGGTCCAGTCGCTCCTTCTGGTCGTGAAGCTGGTCCTCGCGCCGTCTGCGCTCCGAGATGTCGCGGATGATGCCGGTGAAGAACTGCTCGCCGTCGTGTTCGTGCTCCCGGAGGCTTATCAGCGTCGGCACCTCGTGGCCGTCCTTGTGGAGCGCCGGAAGCTCGATCCCGTCCCAGTCGATGTTTCGGTCCCCTGTCTGTACGTACGCTTCGAGCGCCTCGGCGTGGACCGGGCGGAGCCGCTCCGGGATGATCTTCATCTTCGAACTCCCGACGAGTTCCTCGGGTTCGTAGCCGAGGATCCCCTCGACGGCGGGGTTCGCGTAGACGATCCGGCTCTCCGCGTCGATCGTCAGCATCCCCTCCGCGGCGTGCTCGACCAG from Halostella salina includes these protein-coding regions:
- a CDS encoding HEAT repeat domain-containing protein, with amino-acid sequence MRDEEEATDGPTDPRVHPEESPGFDEDPDGLEDIEVSRDVTIGEATQRELQATDTTPVADASVAETVVDLRDGDAVEQRRAALALAEGPRSEAAVEALIEFGLADDDADVRQFAAEALGELGGERAGEAVVSALDDDDPWVRSEAVVALDRIDRRGYESRIERALEDDHHAVRRNAAVSLFKHRGEDLLPVLLEQSRADSERLREWAAHLLAGVDDERADERLRELADDESEPKVVRSTAARSLDADPGKFRRQFTGGTENDSADKPGESRLNRRPDL
- a CDS encoding phosphate ABC transporter permease gives rise to the protein MSNEAANGEPAADASDRGTDATGVPGVRGRLADTLAGDEVSAVFVASTVALAAVIVGVAVRILANLPFDPVVVAPAVRTATAAAALLSVTAALAAVAVTIPSARVRVGLLFAAVFGCLGVVAPVVTLPAVVAVTAGGGVALAGAAGTATSWSSHVVSQRLVAAGVALAVAVSLSSATGVVDGSLRSAGELLAVASVAAVGARSAGDAVAVGAGLAAVVAFVVASIASPFVVGSALLVGFAITGVPHVLVAVAGGGGVAAAVAGLRRGEWRLAVGAGLLLFAGAPVTLPGAMALLLGAALVLLAGTGKGTDGTERTVVP
- a CDS encoding molecular chaperone TorD family protein; this encodes MAADDTPPTDAAVDRFPEDVRTDPAARAGVYELLATAFDQPSEDGYRALADGRVTDRFAALVERTGLDVEPPDATVDEDRETLAARYNDLFVVGYSEVVDRTDGTVDNTGPPVSLYESDYRPEVSWNDVNLDLARVYEYFGVQVDQETRRNHDHLRLQLEFMGYLCRREAAVDPDVAAARLDFHDRHLRVLADGLADAVAAEPGTGLYGRLAAFLDRFSEADVSDLAARTDGDADE
- a CDS encoding ethylbenzene dehydrogenase-related protein encodes the protein MTDRRDLLIAGVLAAVLLATAAVGPTLVDARPAYEIPVHEAAAGDDLSNASGSEWNEVSAASVSLSSAGAAVPAADNVTVEQVRVGAARTEERLFLRVSWEDATNDSGTGDVREFADAVAVQLPADADERPPIAMGGTDNMVNVWYWSADGSSEELLAGGPGTTTGFNRTRVATDAAYDDGRWYVVLSRPLDASGNRTAVPTDEDMDIGVAVWNGSNAERSGQKAVSEWYYLALGPGPAGPPYETILWVVAGLAIVVSALVTVEGVRRTRGE
- the narH gene encoding nitrate reductase subunit beta, producing MSSQSDEGDGVDLAEGIDHQVAMVMDLNKCIGCQTCTIACKTNWTDGGGREYMYWNNVETKPGAGYPRDWEEMGGGWNESGEERTPGDLPEQEDYGAPWDFNHEEIMYEGSDEPLRPMDDAAEWTPNYDEDEGAGEYPNSYYFYLPRICNHCTHPSCVEACPRSALYKREEDGIVLVDQDRCRGYRYCVEGCPYKKVYYNAMKKTSEKCIFCYPRIEGEGPEGEVMAPSCAEDCPPQLRMVGYLDDEEGPIHKLVNEYEVAVRLHPEYRTEPNVYYIPPFAPPQHSESGESLDAERIPRSYLEELFGPAVNDALNTISRERDRVNRGEESELMDLLTTTDTADQYRLEVFDE
- a CDS encoding nitrate reductase subunit alpha, giving the protein MSEHDNDHDRTAADGSIDRRDFLKGIGTAAAVGATGVGLGQEFGGMDGLEVVDDPIGSYPYRDWEDLYREEWDWDSTARSTHSVNCTGSCSWEVYVRNGQVWRESQAGDYPQFDEDSPDPNPRGCQKGACYSDYVNADQRVLHPLRRTGERGEGKWERISWDEALTEIAEEVIDAVQDEEYDAISAFTPIPAMSPVSYCSGSRLTSLLGGVGHSFYDWYSDLPPGQPITWGTQTDNAESADWYHADYIIAWGSNINVTRIPDAKYFLEAAYNGTKRVGVFSDYSQTAIHCDEWIGPDPGSDPALALGMARTIVDEGLYDEAHLKEQTDMPLLVREDTGKFLRADEVPGVSVDADRPNHVFLMVDAEGDLRAAPGSLGARDGQHDETASIELDFDPQLAVDRTVSTTDGSVAVRSVWNRLREELSTYTPEFVNEETGVGRQTHQEIAREFAEAERGKIIHGKGVNDWYHNDLGNRAIQLLVTLTGHIGRQGTGLDHYVGQEKIWTYEGWSKLNAPVPFRSVPTTLWTYYHCDVLDNADAETTRRVREAIDEDWMPLYPEEREDGSRPDPRVMFIWRGNYFNQAKGNVAVEEQLWPKLDLVVDINFRMDSSALYSDIVLPSASHYEKHDLSMTDMHSYVHPFTPAVEPLGESKTDWQIFRELAAKIQELARDRDDVEPVQDRQFDREIDLESVHEDFVRDWESGEDGRLADDREACEFILENSEETNPSGSDAQITFDDIDGTDEDNPERLRAVGDHWTSDLEEGEPYTPWKRYVQEKKPWPTFTGRQQYYIDHDWFLELGEELPTHKQPPTLQDKAEYPLNYNTPHGRWSIHSTWRDSEKMLRLQRGEPVVHLNPEDMAERGIEDGDTVRIYNDLGEVEVQAKRYPSGEPGTARMYFAWERFQFPDRGNFNSLVPLYMKPTQLVQYPEDTGEHLYFRPNYWGPTGVNSDVRVEVERIAGGEGGEGG
- a CDS encoding cytochrome b, with translation MSRIERLYGWFDDRLGLERSKSFLGKAFPAEDSYLLGEVALFCFLVLVLTGIFLGFFFEPSTSDVEYEGSVAEYQGEEIPEAFASVLNITYDVPFGMLIRRMHHWAAHLFVASMALHMLRVFFTGAYRNPREVNWLVGTALAGTSMFAAYTGYALPFDEFASTAVGIGYNVALSIPIVGETAAYLVFGGNFPSSATIPRFYFLHVLVLPLVIAGLLGLHMAILIRQKHTEAQRDEDLPGPERRADDDATGVAADGAGVERVDRDDDSIVAGLPAFPNQAAVSAVVFFLTLATLSLLAGFLPVHNVAQYGPNDPASTPSLIMPDWFLMWGYGFLKLVPAWMSFDLLGVHGSSEFIGGIVLTGLVFGVVAVWPFIDYEEEPVHFAADPIERPFQTAVGVAGVVFILLASLAGMDIIVADILGMTTAELKPYFIAALFAGPLAAGLTVYAGLGGFGDDAPAGEGSADEPAADGSASDAAAESPVDATDGVTDSTTDDASNDEGGDR
- a CDS encoding QcrA and Rieske domain-containing protein → MTGDDHADGTDEEAPRVGSLPESGAAGNGCECAGGPAESPSIYQEFWRDDRAEIARRDYAKALATIGGLTAVASLAAPVVSLTQVFERSYTGPVYSDGVALVDGEGERVTEGRLAEGEQLTVFPESHPGISDAPTLLVRFGEDQYGEGTNMEFTVGGYAAYSKVCTHAGCMVADRQGETLVCPCHSGRFDPLTGASVTGGPPPRALPQLPITLSSEGHLIATGDFEGSVGPGGGG